From Solanum lycopersicum chromosome 8, SLM_r2.1, the proteins below share one genomic window:
- the LOC138338009 gene encoding uncharacterized protein — MSVAAYEAKFRALSRYAIQLCFSPQERIRRFVKGLRSDLQEVVAFVIEVEGVKPDDFTTASTFKKFRKGVELSGSYSRGQSSGGYPARPIQSSLQASAGGPSQTSQPFSEFGGYLQTLSFSQRPILQELLWMWRDCNAKTVTLAKFGTDPLVWEGDYISNPVRIISFLCANRMVSKGCLAFLAHLRDDTSKVPSIESLSIVPEFLDVFPADLPCMPPDRDIDFCIDVEPGTRPISIPPYRMAPVESRELKAQLQELLGSCVFSKTDLRSGYHQLKIRATDVPKTAFRTRKEHEEHLRVVLELLREKRLYAKFSKCEFWLDSVSFLGHVVSKDGVMVDPSKIEAVKSWVRPTNVSEQNVPFVWSDECEESFQKIKTLLTSCTNSYLASGRKGEFLASMEARSSFLDKIKGKQFADEKLSRIRDMALRGETEEAIIDEEGVLRIKGRVCVPRVDDLTQTILAEAHSSRLTKSAHFIPVNMTYNVEKLAKLYISEIVRLHGVPLSIISGRGTRLDLSTAFHPQIDGQSERTIQVLEDMLRACVIDFGGHWDKFLPLAKFSYNNSYHSSIDMAPFEALYGGDVGLPLVGLMHLRQKEYADRKVRDLEFMEGEQVLLKVSPMKGVMQFGKRVLLDENLSYEEEPVAILDREVRKLRLKEIASIKVQWKNRPVEESTWESEVDMQERYPHLFTDSGTLSRPRLYC, encoded by the exons ATGTCTGTTgctgcttatgaggccaaatttcgtgcactatccaggtatgccattcagctttgcttcagtccacaagagaggattcgccgctttgtgaaaggattgaggtcagatttgcag GAAGTGGTTgcttttgtgatagaggtagagggggtgaagccagacgacttcaccacagcatcgacatttaagaagtttcgtaaaggAGTTGAGTtaagtggttcttactccagagggcagagttcaggaggttatccagcccgtcctattcagtcttcattgCAGGCTTCAGCTGGGGGTCCGTCGCAGACTAGTCAGCCtttttctgagtttggaggttatctccAGACGTTATCATTTTCACAAAGACCTATACTCCAggaattgttatggatgtggagag attgtaatgctaaaactgtgacattggccaagttTGGGACAGATCcactagtgtgggagggtgactatatttccaatcctgttcgtattatctcttttctttgtgctaacagaatggttagtaagggttgtttagctttcttggcacatctcagggatgatacttccaaagtaccttcgattgagtctctTTCGATAGTCcctgagtttctggatgtgtttcctgcagaccttccttgtatgccaccggatagggatattgatttttgtattgatgtggagccgggtactcgccccatttccattcccccttatagaatggctccagttGAGtcaagagagttaaaggcccaacttcaggagttgttag GTTCTTGTGTATTCTCTAAAActgatttgagatccggttatcatcaattaaaaatacgggcaacagatgtgccaaagactgcttttcgaacaag aaaagaacatgaggagcatttgagagtagtattgGAGTTGTTGAGGGAGAagaggctttatgccaaattctccaagtgtgagttttggctagattcagtgtccttcttggggcatgtggtttctaaggatggagtgatggtggatccttctaagattgaagcagtgaagagttgggtaagacctactaatgtttcagAG caaaatgttccatttgtatggtcggacgaatgtgaagaaagcttccagaaaatcaagaccttgttgactagcTGTActaattcttaccttgccagtggaag GAAAGGAGAATTTTTGGCCTctatggaggcaagatcttcctttcttgacaagattaagggaaagcagtttgctgatgagaagcttagtcgaattcgagatatggcaTTGCGAGGAGAGACTgaagaggcaataattgatgaggaaggagtcttgagaattaagggaagggtatgtgtgcctcgtgttgatgatttgactcAGACTATTCTtgcagaggctcatagttctag gttaactaagtctgcacacttcattccggtcaataTGACCtacaatgtagagaagttagccaaactatATATCTcggaaattgttcgattgcatggagttccactttccatcatatcaggtagag gtactagattggatcttagtactgcatttcaccctcagatcGATGggcagtctgagcgaacaattcaagtgctggaggatatgcttcgtgcatgtgtgatagattttggtggtcattgggataaattcttacccttagcaaaGTTTtcgtacaacaatagctatcattcgagtattgatatggccccatttgaggcattgtatggaggagatgtaggtctcccattggttggtttgatgcatttgag gcagaaggagtatgcagatcggaaggttagggacttggaatttatggagggtgagcaagtcttgctgaaggtttcacccatgaaaggtgtgatgcagtttggtaagcgag ttcttcttgatgagaatctgtcttatgaggaggagcctgttgcgaTTCTAGATAGGGAGGTCCGTAAGTTGAGAttaaaggagattgcatctatcaaggttcagtggaagaaccgtccagttgaagagtccacttgggagagtgaggttgatatgcaagaaagatatccacatctttttacagattcaggtactctttctcgccctcgCCTTTATTGttga
- the LOC138338010 gene encoding adenylate isopentenyltransferase 3, chloroplastic-like — protein MKVDQMVKAGEIDSDSDFTTKDFCLQAVIYIEKILKIQRVPIIVGGSNLYIDKLVEDHVFMFKYKYDSCYILIDVEQSVLNRRVDMRVDQMVKAGLVDEVRQIFISDADYTKGI, from the exons ATGAAGGTTGATCAAATGGTCAAAGCAG GTGAAATTGACTCTGATTCAGACTTCACAACTAAAGATTTTTGTCTGCAAGCTGTCatctatatagaaaaaatactgAAGATTCAACGTGTTCCAATTATTGTTGGAGGGTCAAATTTGTATATTGATAAACTTGTGGAAGATCATGtgttcatgttcaaatataagtatgataGTTGCTATATTTTGATTGATGTTGAGCAATCAGTCTTGAACCGTAGAGTTGACATGAGGGTTGATCAAATGGTCAAAGCAg GGCTAGTGGATGAGGTGCGACAGATTTTCATTTCAGATGCAGATTACACCAAAGGAATCTGA